DNA sequence from the Marinilongibacter aquaticus genome:
AGTAAAGGGGGATTTAAAGGGCTTGAGTTTCGTCCTGCGGGCATTCTCCCAAAGTTTGGGAGAGGTCAGGGTGAGCGGAAAGTCCGTGAAGGACCGAAAGGAAAGCACGGCCGAGGCCATCACCGTCATCGATACCCGCGAGGCCAAGCTGCAAAGTGCCGATATGGGCCAACTCATTGCCCGGACCCAAGGCGTTGGTGTGAGAAGGAGTGGGGGACTGGGATCCAGTGCCCAAATTTCACTCAATGGATTGACGGGCCAGCAGGTACGTTTCTTTGCCGATGGCGTCCCCCTGGAATTCAATGGGTATGCATTTGGCCTTACTACCGTTCCCCTGAGTATCGTCGACAGAATAGAGGTCTTCAAAGGAGTGGTGCCCATTCAGTTCGGTGCCGATGCCCTTGGCGGGGCGGTGAATTTGGTGAGCCCCGGGCAAAGGCCGGGCTGGAATGGGGGCATTTCCTACCAGACGGGATCTTTTGGTACGCACAGGATGTCCGGAAATTTGGCTTATTGGGATGTTTCCAAGGGCCTTTACGCTCAGGTGAATGCCTTTCGCGACAATGTGAAAAACGATTACAAGATAGATGTGGGCATTGCCGATGAGAAGGGAAAGGAAAAACGCATGACCGTGCCACGGTTTCATGATGCCTACCGGGCGGCCGGCGTGCATGTTAAATTGGGGCTGAAGGACAGGGACTGGGCAAAGGAATTAAGCATCGATGGCTACTGTACCGATTATGCAAAGGAGGTTCAGCACAATAACCTCATGTCGGGGATCCCGTATGGGGAGGTGGTGTCCCTGCGTAAGTCGAGGGGCCTCAATCTCCGCTATCGAAAGGGTTCTGCCGAAGGGGTGGACCTGAATGCCGTCTTGGGGTACAATTTTACGGAACGCGAGTTTGTGGACACATCCCACCACGTGTACAATTGGCATGGCGACGTGATTTTGGACAAAAAATCTGGAGGCGAGATCTATGGGGGCATCGGTGTGGGCGTGAGTGCCACATGGCAGTTCACCCGTACGCACAGCAGTTTCGCCCGCATAAATCCCACATGGCGAATTGACGCCCAAAACGAAATCAAATTGACCTTGTCCCCTACATTTGTCCGTCGCTCCGGGGACGACGTGCTGCAGGACGATTATGATCCGCTGACATCCGAACGCCATTTGCTCAATTGGGTCAACGGTTTGGAATACACGGCCAACACGAAGGATGAAAAATTCCAAAACATCCTTTTTGTCAAGCAGTACTTTCAAGGAATAAGGGCATTGGAGGCTACCGTTTCGGGAAGGCCCTTTGCCCTGAGGAGAAACAGGAATTATTTCGGGGCAGGAAATGCCCTTCGCTACGCACTGTCTGCCCTGCTTATGGGAAAGCTCTCTTATGAGTATGCCTATCGCCTGCCCCAGACCAACGAGCTTTTTGGCGATGGCCAGTTCGTTTTGAACAATCTTGAATTGGTTCCGGAAGCCAGCCACAATGTCAATCTCGAATTCATTCTGAAATCGGCGAACGGGGGAGGGCCGGCCTGGAGTTCGGGTGTAAATGCATTCCTGAGAAGGGTGGAGAACATGATCATATTCATTCCCGGTGTGGACCGTACCAGCACGTATGAGAATGTGCTGAAGGCCAATTCAATGGGCATGGAAGTGTCGGGCAGCTATGCTTCCTCCAGCAGAAGACTGCAATTGAACCTCAACAGCACGTATCAGGACCTGTACAACAATTCACGTTCGGGAATCTTTGCCCCGTTCTACGGGGACAAGTTGCCCAATCGTCCCTATTTCTTTTTCAATGCAGGGGCTTCCTATAGGATGTCCAAAGTCATCGTCAAGGAAGATGTGCTTTCTTTCTTCACCGGGATTTCCTATGTCGACTCCTTTTACAGGAGCTGGGAAAGTGCAGGGATCAGGGAATTCAAGATCGTGATACCCAAACAGTACAGTGCCAATGTGGGGATGGGTTACCAGATAGAGAGGGGGGGCGATCAATATCGCTTGACTGCGGAATTCCAGAATTTGACGAATCAAAAAAATTATGACTATTACGGGGTTCAGAAGCCGGGCAGGGCCTTCTACCTCAAGATATCGACTCAGTTTTAATCACTAAAATAAATAAGCAGAATGAGGAATATTTTCAAGAACAGGTATTTTTTGATATTGGTGGCCAGTGTGGCAATGCTTTCGTGCCAGAGGGACGAAGTAAAGGAGGATCCGGTCGGCCCGGGAGAAGAGACGGCAGAAAGGCCGGCCGTTTTGTTCGGAACGCGTGTCAATACGCCCGGTGGGCGGGTGTATTATATGGGGGCCTATTCCGATATTCCGGAAAAGGTTGACTACAAATCCATGGTCGAACTGGGCAGTTCGGTCACCATCTATTCCTATGGAGAGCACCCCTATGTATGGAATGGTGCGGCTTCTACCCTTACCAAGTACAATGTCTCGGATGACCTGGCGATCAGTCCTTCGGATTTTGTGAGCTTCGCCAGTACGGGGCTCGGCGGTTTTTTTGGCCCGCCCGCGTTTTTGTCCGAAACCCAGGCCTATTTCTTTGTGCTTTCGGAAGGCAAGGTGATCGAGTTCAATCCGAGCACAATGGAAATAATTGAAGTTATCGATGTAGAGGCCCTTCCGGGAGGCGATGATGCAGAGGTGAACACGAGCACGTATTATTCTTTTGTGACCGGGGAGGGCAAGATACTGCTTCCGGTAGATGCAAATCCCGGCGATTTTGATAAGTTCCCCCAATATGCCCAAGTAGCTGTCTTCGACCCATCGGCAAAAACGATAGCCTACAGCAGCGATGGACGTATGTCGATGGGCTACAACAATTTTGCCAAGGACGTCAGCAACGGGGATTTGTACTACAGGCCCTCGAAAAATGTGGTCAGGGCCCAAGACTATACTGGCTTGACGGATTTCCCCACGACGGGCGGGATTTTGAAAATGAACGCGGATGGAACCTATGATCAGGACTTCTTCGTCGATTTGGAGGAAGCACTGAATGCCCACTGCATCAATTCGGTGATATATGTCTATGGGTCTAAAGCCGTGGTGCAGTATGTGGACGCTTCCTGGGAGGCCCCGGAAGATCCCGGTGAATGGTTCAACTGTCCAACGCAGTTGGCCCTGGTCGACCTGAACACGCTCGAGCACGAACCTTTCTCGGCCTTGCAGCCTTATGGCGTGGTGTATGCGGTGGGTACGGTGGATGGCCAGGAATATTATGCCAACTTTAGCGGAGAGGATGGGAAATACTATTTCATCGCACAATCGGGCCCCACGGACTTCGAAGCCGTCACGGAATCGATCGGAGGT
Encoded proteins:
- a CDS encoding TonB-dependent receptor; the protein is MRSILYITLLLSALGAMSQDAFTVSGRAVDEENGPAAFATVSIPSLNRAMFTDERGGFAFLDVPKGRYVITVSSVGYLQATDTLEVKGDLKGLSFVLRAFSQSLGEVRVSGKSVKDRKESTAEAITVIDTREAKLQSADMGQLIARTQGVGVRRSGGLGSSAQISLNGLTGQQVRFFADGVPLEFNGYAFGLTTVPLSIVDRIEVFKGVVPIQFGADALGGAVNLVSPGQRPGWNGGISYQTGSFGTHRMSGNLAYWDVSKGLYAQVNAFRDNVKNDYKIDVGIADEKGKEKRMTVPRFHDAYRAAGVHVKLGLKDRDWAKELSIDGYCTDYAKEVQHNNLMSGIPYGEVVSLRKSRGLNLRYRKGSAEGVDLNAVLGYNFTEREFVDTSHHVYNWHGDVILDKKSGGEIYGGIGVGVSATWQFTRTHSSFARINPTWRIDAQNEIKLTLSPTFVRRSGDDVLQDDYDPLTSERHLLNWVNGLEYTANTKDEKFQNILFVKQYFQGIRALEATVSGRPFALRRNRNYFGAGNALRYALSALLMGKLSYEYAYRLPQTNELFGDGQFVLNNLELVPEASHNVNLEFILKSANGGGPAWSSGVNAFLRRVENMIIFIPGVDRTSTYENVLKANSMGMEVSGSYASSSRRLQLNLNSTYQDLYNNSRSGIFAPFYGDKLPNRPYFFFNAGASYRMSKVIVKEDVLSFFTGISYVDSFYRSWESAGIREFKIVIPKQYSANVGMGYQIERGGDQYRLTAEFQNLTNQKNYDYYGVQKPGRAFYLKISTQF